In Microplitis mediator isolate UGA2020A chromosome 9, iyMicMedi2.1, whole genome shotgun sequence, the DNA window agtccccataaaaaaaatttatcctcCCTATTATCATTTTACGTCGATTCCCTAATACATTTATTGGATGATTTCAAATCTAAATTAACAAATTGATGATTTAAtgaaccctgattaaacaactgaattcgaccgaattaaaaattttaattctgttatattctgtcgaattccgcaaaacagaattcaactgaattgaaaatttaaatttgaatttaacagaataaatcgatttaaaaatttcaaattcgttttaattcggattcagaaccagaaattggagaattattttcgaattaatcagaattaaactgaatagaattatttaaattcgttttaattcgggccaattctggttttcctgccaaattagacagaattcatttttaagttaggtaccaaattaacagaatttatctgaattaaatagaattgaaaattgaattctgtttaattcgatcgaattcagttgtttaatcagggaaataTCTGCtctgtaaaatataaatgtattgaattgaaagcaaataaaaaaaatatctagtgAGTGTCGtctaattaatcaattttaccgAAATTTGAATGATTTCATGAACGCATCGAATATTTTactgcttaaaaaaaaaaaattatcgaaataacctgcagtaaaaatttacttagggtcagtaaaaattttttccgtcaagaaattaatttttttctgtgtagttcATGAAcggcaattaattattagttgttTACTTCATTTCGAGATCGTAATTTAtagcatagaaaaaaatgcgaACTTGCTCAGTCATAAAACGACACATAAATAAATCGCTCTATTATGATAATTCGATATAATTGAtagtgaataatttattattttatcgtaGATGTAATTTTATGTATCAACATTACGAATGATTGTGTTTATAATTCGTTATATAATACAAGTTTTTCTTGATAACTTTGGACTTGGGACAGCTCTATGGCAAATTAAATCTACTGATTATTTTAATGTGTGAAAAAAATGCGGAAAGGGGGAAGGGAGACTTtaataagtgcaatttttataataatgtatGTGTCGATCGCAAATATGTAATAATTGGCAGCAGGAAGCTGAGAGATCGCAGATAGCTGGTAGTCTTAGAGGAGATTGTCGATTGTAATAGAGCGCGATGAAgtctcatttaaaaattttgtgttgctTATTATTAGTAAGTGTTGTTACAAAATCAGTGCTGTCAAGTGAGTCTGTAGATTCCGAAACAAAGAGACCTATTGTAGAAGTGAAAGATGGAAAACTGCAAGGTATTGAAGAAAAAACTATAAACGGAAATGTTTTCTACGCATTTCGAGGTATTCCGTTCGCTAAGCCACCGGCTGGAGAGTTAAGATTTAAGGTTTTGTATATTTTGAACTCTTTACTAGTTTATTTGAACTCGAGGGTCACAAAAATTGATCTGTTTtagataaaatagaaattttaagttatttctattcaattttactttttattcccgggtgaaaaaatttcaagccaaaataataagaaattcgAAAGGCCGAAAAGTGGCCGACTCAATTTATCGACTAACTTTCGAACTATTTATTaagaataacaaaattttgtcGTGTTTTCGGCCAACTTTCGGCTTTTTCCAATAGAATTCTACGGCTTCAATGAGATTTCGGCCAAATTTCGGCCTCTTTAAATAAACTTCTATGGTTTCGGTGCAATTTCGGCCGAATGTTTTTACGGGGgatttgtattcaattaacATGTGAAATTTAATGGAGATTTTCTCCTTCTACTCCTTCTCTAGACTATTTTCCAACttgttttcaatcattttCAGTTTTGTTTCGGTCACCAGTCCACCAAAATAAGACTTTTACTGCCTATCGTTTTTTCGAGTTTGTTTTTGATCTAAAGACGATAagaaacagcttaaaatttttaaaaaaatttaaagacagatcaattagtccaaatacattctaattaaactaaaatcagatcGAATTTTTTCACTCGGGTTGGTAATTAATGAGAAATTTGTCAAAAGGACCCAGAACCAGTGGAAGCATGGCCTGATCTCAAGGATGCCAAAGAATATGGTAACAAATGTGTGCAGAGAGATATTTTAACGCAACAAGTGATCGGAAATGAAGACTGTCTCTATTTGAACGTCTATACCACGGAGTTGAAACCTGACGTACCACGGGCGGTTATAGTGTCGATTTATGGCGGTGCCTTTATTATTGGCTCGGGAAATGATGACATATATGGTCCGGATTATCTTATCGAGAAGGACGTTATTTTGGTCACGATGAACTACCGTCTAGGAATATTAGGTACAGATTGGAGTTTCCAAAATTccgttattttatttgaataaaaaataaataattaatcgaatcGTAGGTTTTCTTAATTTGGACGAAGAAGAGGCTTCAGGTAACCAGGGGTTAAAAGATCAGGTGATGGCTCTGAAATGGGTACAGCAGAACATTGACAAATTTGGTGGAGATCCAAATAATGTTACGATTGCTGGTGAAAGTGCCGGAAGTGCTTCCGTACATTATTTGACTTTATCTCCTCTAGCTGAAGGTTCGCAATAAACTAAATATAGTTATCATATATTCTCTACgttttatgaaattatcaTCGTGGGAATTTTTCAGGATTATGTCATAAAGCTATTTTACAAAGCGGAGTTGCAACGAATCCATGGGCAAGTACATCAGCAGAGTCTATGATCAgagaaagtgaaaaaatagCAGAAAAATTGGGAAATAAAGTTTCcgatacgaaaaaaattcttgactaTTTCAAAAGTGTCGATGTGGATAAACTAGTCAGAGCAGCGCAGCCGCCTATGGCGATGTCGGTAATTAACTTCggactttaattttaaaaaatactgagTCATTTCCGACTAGTTTCCCTTAGTCACTATTTTCTTACAGACATTTCGATAAAATATACAGTCGATTTCTATTAACTCGGACCGTTAGTCTACGGGGCAGCGGAAATTTCCTCGAAATTCCGACTTATCAAATGCCCCTTCTTTTTTAAAGAAGAAATTACACGCATGCGCTCTTacatttacataaatatacacaGACACATACGAACGTATAATGTCAGGTGGGAGACAGGGTAGCTCGTAATCAGGGGTCGGGATTCGAGGGAAATTCCGAGTTAATGGATTTTGACtgtacttcaaattttttttctgcagaaTTTCTTTGAGTTCAAACTTCCTTTTGCTCCGTCAATGGATTCAAAATCCAAAGATCCATTTCTCAGTATTCCGGTGCAAGAAGCTGCTAAATCTGGTATCAAAGTTCCTCATATTATCGGCTACACAAGTCACGAGGCCATTATGTTTATGGCAGGTATTGACAATtgatcaaatttaataatgttaaatttttaattaattctgcCCACgttcgaataaattttatttaggtATAAGAGATGACCAGTACTCCGAAATAAACGCCAATCAAGACACGTTGTTTCTTTTCCCaagtgagaaaaaatttttgcaagaCCGCAATGTGTCTGTGaaagatattaataaatttttcatgggttcaaaaaaaatcgcaAGTGAAAACGCTCAGACAATTGTAGATTTACTAAGTGCTagactttttataataaatatccaCGACACACTTGAAACTCAATCGTCAGTATCTGACATAC includes these proteins:
- the LOC130675129 gene encoding juvenile hormone esterase-like encodes the protein MKSHLKILCCLLLVSVVTKSVLSSESVDSETKRPIVEVKDGKLQGIEEKTINGNVFYAFRGIPFAKPPAGELRFKDPEPVEAWPDLKDAKEYGNKCVQRDILTQQVIGNEDCLYLNVYTTELKPDVPRAVIVSIYGGAFIIGSGNDDIYGPDYLIEKDVILVTMNYRLGILGFLNLDEEEASGNQGLKDQVMALKWVQQNIDKFGGDPNNVTIAGESAGSASVHYLTLSPLAEGLCHKAILQSGVATNPWASTSAESMIRESEKIAEKLGNKVSDTKKILDYFKSVDVDKLVRAAQPPMAMSNFFEFKLPFAPSMDSKSKDPFLSIPVQEAAKSGIKVPHIIGYTSHEAIMFMAGIRDDQYSEINANQDTLFLFPSEKKFLQDRNVSVKDINKFFMGSKKIASENAQTIVDLLSARLFIINIHDTLETQSSVSDIPAYLYKFDYYSKETSIMQILFATDLEGTSHGEDLHYIFFPKLMKLIGIEPPAPGTTEHDIQQRFVELWTNFAKTGIPNSKVSELIPVIWEPVDNSTEYKCLKISKDLSLINESNILHKIKSSQNKN